The following are from one region of the Mycolicibacterium helvum genome:
- the hpf gene encoding ribosome hibernation-promoting factor, HPF/YfiA family translates to MSIESVNTGQLLTDEDDLAESEANAEVQVCGRNVEIPDHYRVYVAQKLARLERFDRSIYRFDVELEHERNRRQRKNCQHVEITARGRGPVVRGEACADTFYGAFEAAVHKLENRLRRTKDRRKVHYGDKTPVSLHEATAVTALIDAAAAFKPEQSAVHEVLVDDHEPGRIVRTKEHPAKPMTVDDALYEMELVGHDFFLFQDKETDRPSVVYRRHAYDYGLIRLG, encoded by the coding sequence ATGTCAATCGAATCCGTGAACACCGGTCAATTGCTGACTGACGAAGACGACCTTGCCGAGTCTGAAGCCAACGCCGAAGTCCAGGTGTGTGGCCGCAACGTCGAGATCCCCGATCACTACCGTGTCTATGTCGCGCAGAAACTCGCTCGCCTCGAACGATTCGACCGCTCGATCTACCGCTTCGACGTCGAGCTCGAGCATGAACGCAACCGCCGCCAACGCAAGAACTGTCAGCACGTCGAGATCACCGCGCGGGGGCGCGGTCCGGTCGTCCGTGGCGAAGCCTGCGCAGACACCTTCTACGGCGCCTTCGAGGCCGCCGTGCACAAACTCGAGAATCGGCTGCGACGCACCAAGGACCGGCGAAAGGTCCACTACGGGGACAAGACACCGGTCTCGCTGCACGAGGCGACCGCGGTCACGGCCCTCATCGACGCGGCCGCCGCCTTCAAACCCGAGCAGTCCGCCGTCCACGAGGTACTGGTCGACGACCACGAACCGGGCCGCATCGTGCGCACCAAGGAGCACCCCGCCAAGCCGATGACCGTGGACGACGCCCTCTACGAGATGGAGCTGGTCGGTCACGACTTCTTCCTGTTCCAGGACAAGGAGACCGATCGGCCGTCCGTCGTCTATCGCCGGCACGCCTACGACTATGGGCTGATCCGGCTGGGCTAA
- a CDS encoding Rv3235 family protein, giving the protein MSCVVPVVDYEPPVLGPAPERVRLLRPRGGAAPRRPAPPPTEAAPVRAAAGFADAALRRVLEVLDRRRSLAQLRPLLAAGLVDSLLPAVARNTGNGAARLRRLRVQPVGTDGSAAEVAAIYSRDDRTHAIACRVEQVATPTGLRWQVVALHIG; this is encoded by the coding sequence ATGTCCTGCGTCGTTCCCGTCGTCGACTACGAGCCACCCGTCTTAGGCCCCGCACCCGAGCGGGTGCGCCTCCTGCGCCCACGCGGTGGCGCGGCACCGCGGCGGCCGGCACCGCCGCCAACCGAGGCCGCTCCGGTTCGCGCCGCAGCCGGGTTCGCCGATGCTGCGCTGCGCCGGGTACTCGAGGTGCTCGACCGGCGGCGGTCACTGGCGCAGCTGCGGCCGCTGCTGGCCGCCGGGCTGGTCGACTCGCTGTTACCCGCGGTGGCTCGCAACACGGGCAACGGCGCCGCACGGTTGCGCCGGCTGCGGGTTCAGCCGGTCGGAACGGACGGATCGGCAGCCGAGGTGGCAGCCATCTACAGCCGAGACGACCGCACCCACGCCATCGCCTGCCGCGTCGAGCAAGTCGCTACCCCAACGGGATTGCGCTGGCAGGTGGTGGCGCTGCACATCGGCTAG
- a CDS encoding acyl-CoA dehydrogenase family protein, translating into MTAPLELFATDRLLDADERDIAATVRKFVDTKLRPNVGDWFESATLPKELGREFGALGLLGMHLQGYGCAGTNAVSYGLACMELEAGDSGFRSFVSVQGSLSMFSIYRYGSEEQKTEWLPRLATGEAIGCFGLTEPDFGSNPAGMRTRARRDGRDWVLDGTKMWITNGNLADVATVWARTGDGDGDISGFLVPTDTPGFTANVIHKKLSLRASVTSELVLDNVRLPASAQLPEATSLGAPLSCLNEARFGIVFGALGAARDSLETAIAYTRDREVFDRPLSSFQLTQEKLANMTLELGKGMLLAVHLGRMKDAEGARPEQISLGKLNNVREALAIARQCRTLLGGSGITLEYSPLRHANNLESVLTYEGTSEMHLLSIGRALTGQAAFR; encoded by the coding sequence ATGACCGCACCGCTGGAGCTGTTTGCGACCGATCGTCTGCTTGACGCCGACGAACGGGATATCGCGGCAACCGTGCGCAAGTTCGTCGATACCAAGCTCCGCCCGAATGTCGGGGACTGGTTCGAATCTGCCACGCTGCCAAAAGAACTCGGTAGGGAGTTCGGTGCGCTGGGCTTGCTGGGTATGCACCTGCAGGGGTATGGATGCGCGGGTACCAACGCGGTGAGCTACGGGCTGGCCTGTATGGAGCTCGAGGCCGGTGACAGCGGTTTCCGCAGCTTCGTGTCGGTGCAGGGCTCGCTGTCGATGTTCTCCATCTACCGTTACGGCTCCGAGGAGCAGAAGACCGAGTGGCTGCCCCGGCTGGCCACCGGCGAGGCAATCGGGTGCTTCGGGCTGACCGAACCCGACTTCGGCTCCAACCCGGCCGGGATGCGCACGCGCGCCCGCCGCGACGGCCGCGACTGGGTCCTCGATGGCACCAAGATGTGGATCACCAACGGCAATCTCGCCGATGTGGCCACGGTGTGGGCTAGAACAGGCGACGGCGACGGCGATATCAGCGGCTTTCTGGTCCCGACCGACACCCCGGGTTTCACCGCCAACGTCATCCACAAGAAGCTGTCGTTGCGCGCCTCGGTGACCTCCGAGCTGGTACTGGACAATGTCCGGCTGCCGGCCTCGGCGCAGCTACCGGAAGCCACCAGCCTGGGTGCGCCACTGTCCTGCCTCAATGAGGCACGGTTCGGCATCGTGTTCGGTGCACTCGGTGCCGCACGTGACAGCCTGGAGACCGCGATCGCCTACACCAGGGATCGTGAGGTCTTCGACCGGCCGCTGTCGAGTTTCCAGCTGACGCAGGAGAAGCTGGCCAACATGACCCTGGAGTTGGGCAAGGGCATGCTGCTGGCCGTCCACCTCGGCCGGATGAAAGACGCCGAAGGTGCCCGCCCCGAACAGATCAGCCTGGGCAAACTCAACAATGTCCGCGAGGCGCTGGCCATCGCCCGCCAGTGCCGAACCCTGTTGGGCGGCAGCGGGATCACCCTCGAATACTCTCCGCTACGACACGCCAACAATCTCGAATCGGTGCTCACCTACGAAGGCACCTCCGAAATGCACCTACTCTCAATCGGACGCGCCCTGACCGGACAAGCAGCGTTCCGCTGA
- the secA gene encoding preprotein translocase subunit SecA, whose product MLSKLLRLGEGRMVKRLKGVADYVNTLSDDVEKLSDGELRAKTDEFKKRVADGESLDDLLPEAFAVAREAAWRVLSQRHFDVQVMGGAALHFGNVAEMKTGEGKTLTCVLPAYLNALSGDGVHVVTVNDYLAKRDSEWMGRVHRHLGLEVGVILSGLTPDERRAAYAADITYGTNNEFGFDYLRDNMAHSVEEMVQRGHNFAIVDEVDSILIDEARTPLIISGPADGASHWYSEFARLAPLMKKDTHYEVDIKKRTIGVHELGVEFVEDQLGIDNLYEAANSPLVSYLNNSLKAKELFERDKEYIVRNGEVLIVDEFTGRVLIGRRYNEGMHQAIEAKENVEIKAENQTLATITLQNYFRLYDKLAGMTGTAETEAAELHEIYKLGVVPIPTNRPMVRKDQTDLIYKTEEAKYIAVVDDVTERYEKGQPVLIGTTSVERSEYLSRQFTKRRVPHNVLNAKFHEQEAAIIAGAGRRGAITVATNMAGRGTDVVLGGNVDFLVDLRLRERGLDPVETPDEYEAAWQEELPKIKAQAAEEAEHVIEVGGLYVLGTERHESRRIDNQLRGRSGRQGDPGESRFYLSLGDELMRRFNGATLESLLTRLNLPDDVPIEAKMVTRAIKSAQTQVEQQNFEIRKNVLKYDEVMNQQRKVIYEERRRILEGENLEQQAHDMLVDVITAYVDGATAEGYAEDWDLEQLWTALRQLYPVGIDHHDLLDSDAVGEPGELTREELLDALVADAEKAYATREAEITALAGESAMRQLERNVLLNVIDRKWREHLYEMDYLKEGIGLRAMAQRDPLVEYQREGYDMFVGMLEGLKEESVGFLFNVQVEATPQPAVGAVDTPQGLADLAGQQQEPAPAPAPALHAKGIDDGDSRQLTYSGPAEDGSAEVQRNGGGKHAAPAAGTTRKERREAARKQAKEGKTLRRG is encoded by the coding sequence GTGCTGTCGAAGTTGCTGCGCCTTGGTGAAGGTCGCATGGTCAAGCGCCTCAAGGGGGTGGCTGACTATGTCAACACCTTGTCCGACGACGTAGAGAAGCTCTCCGACGGTGAGCTGCGGGCCAAGACCGACGAGTTCAAGAAGCGCGTCGCGGACGGCGAAAGCCTCGATGACCTATTACCCGAGGCTTTCGCCGTCGCACGTGAGGCGGCTTGGCGGGTGCTGAGCCAGCGCCACTTCGACGTCCAGGTGATGGGCGGCGCGGCCCTGCACTTCGGCAACGTCGCGGAGATGAAGACCGGTGAGGGCAAGACCCTGACCTGTGTGCTTCCGGCCTACCTCAACGCGCTGTCCGGCGATGGCGTCCACGTCGTCACGGTCAACGACTACCTGGCCAAGCGCGACAGCGAGTGGATGGGCCGCGTGCACCGTCACCTGGGGCTCGAGGTCGGCGTCATCCTGTCCGGTCTGACCCCCGACGAGCGCCGGGCGGCGTACGCCGCCGACATCACCTACGGCACCAACAACGAGTTCGGCTTCGACTACCTACGCGACAACATGGCGCATTCAGTCGAGGAGATGGTGCAGCGCGGCCACAACTTCGCCATCGTCGACGAGGTCGACTCGATCCTCATCGACGAGGCCCGCACCCCGTTGATCATCTCCGGCCCGGCCGACGGCGCCTCGCACTGGTATTCCGAGTTCGCCCGGCTGGCCCCGTTGATGAAGAAGGACACCCATTACGAGGTGGACATCAAGAAGCGCACCATTGGTGTGCACGAGCTGGGTGTGGAGTTCGTCGAAGACCAGCTGGGCATCGACAACCTCTATGAGGCCGCCAACTCGCCGCTGGTCAGCTATCTCAACAACTCGCTGAAGGCCAAGGAGCTGTTCGAGCGCGACAAGGAGTACATCGTCCGCAATGGCGAGGTACTGATCGTCGACGAGTTCACCGGCCGCGTGCTGATCGGGCGCCGCTACAACGAGGGCATGCACCAGGCCATCGAGGCCAAAGAGAACGTCGAGATCAAGGCCGAGAACCAGACCCTGGCCACGATCACCCTGCAGAACTATTTCCGGCTCTACGACAAGCTCGCCGGCATGACCGGCACCGCCGAGACCGAGGCTGCCGAGCTGCACGAGATCTACAAGCTCGGTGTGGTCCCGATCCCGACGAACCGGCCGATGGTCCGCAAGGATCAGACCGACCTGATCTACAAGACTGAGGAAGCCAAGTACATCGCCGTCGTCGACGATGTCACCGAGCGCTACGAGAAGGGTCAGCCGGTCCTGATCGGCACCACCAGCGTGGAGCGTTCGGAGTACCTGTCGCGGCAATTCACCAAGCGTCGCGTCCCGCACAACGTGCTCAACGCGAAGTTCCACGAGCAGGAGGCCGCCATCATCGCCGGGGCCGGCCGGCGCGGGGCGATCACGGTGGCCACCAACATGGCCGGCCGCGGTACTGACGTCGTGCTGGGCGGCAACGTCGACTTCCTGGTGGATCTTCGCCTGCGTGAGCGGGGTCTGGATCCGGTCGAAACCCCCGACGAGTACGAGGCCGCTTGGCAGGAGGAGCTGCCGAAGATCAAGGCTCAAGCCGCCGAAGAGGCCGAGCACGTCATCGAGGTCGGCGGCCTGTACGTGCTGGGCACCGAGCGCCACGAGTCACGCCGTATCGACAATCAGCTGCGCGGGCGTTCCGGTCGTCAGGGCGACCCCGGCGAGTCGCGGTTCTACCTGTCGCTGGGTGACGAGCTCATGCGGCGATTCAACGGCGCCACCCTGGAAAGCCTGCTGACCCGGCTCAACCTGCCCGACGACGTGCCGATCGAGGCCAAGATGGTCACCCGCGCCATCAAGAGCGCGCAGACCCAGGTCGAGCAGCAGAACTTTGAGATCCGCAAGAACGTGCTCAAGTACGACGAGGTGATGAACCAGCAGCGCAAGGTCATCTACGAGGAGCGCCGCCGGATCCTGGAGGGCGAGAACCTCGAGCAGCAAGCTCACGACATGCTGGTCGACGTCATCACCGCTTACGTCGACGGCGCGACCGCCGAGGGCTACGCCGAGGACTGGGATCTCGAGCAGCTGTGGACCGCCCTGCGGCAGCTGTACCCGGTGGGCATCGACCATCACGATCTGCTCGACTCCGACGCGGTCGGCGAGCCCGGTGAACTGACCCGCGAGGAACTCCTCGATGCGTTGGTCGCGGACGCTGAAAAGGCTTATGCCACACGGGAAGCGGAGATCACCGCGCTGGCCGGCGAGAGCGCCATGCGCCAGCTGGAGCGCAACGTGCTGCTCAACGTGATCGACCGCAAGTGGCGCGAGCACCTCTACGAGATGGACTACCTCAAGGAAGGCATCGGCCTGCGGGCCATGGCGCAGCGCGATCCGCTGGTCGAGTACCAGCGTGAGGGCTACGACATGTTCGTCGGCATGCTCGAAGGCCTCAAGGAGGAGTCGGTCGGCTTCCTGTTCAACGTCCAGGTGGAGGCGACGCCGCAACCGGCGGTCGGCGCCGTCGACACCCCGCAGGGCTTGGCTGATCTGGCTGGTCAGCAGCAAGAGCCGGCACCGGCACCGGCACCTGCGTTGCATGCCAAGGGAATTGACGACGGGGACTCGCGCCAGCTGACCTACTCCGGTCCCGCCGAAGACGGGTCGGCCGAAGTGCAGCGCAATGGTGGCGGCAAGCATGCGGCGCCCGCTGCGGGCACGACGCGCAAGGAACGTCGCGAGGCGGCCCGTAAGCAAGCAAAAGAGGGCAAGACACTCAGGCGCGGCTAG
- a CDS encoding WS/DGAT/MGAT family O-acyltransferase: MVTRLSASDAAFYHLENTSTPMYVGSLSILRKPRSGLSYETLLETVEQRLPQIPRYRQKIREVTLGLARPVWVDDPDFDITYHVRRSALPSPGSDAQLHELIARLGSRPLDRSRPLWEMYLIEGLAKNRLAIYTKSHQALVNGMTALEVGHVIADRTQKPPTFGEDIWIPGREPTNNQLLLGAVGEWLARPRVQMQAVRSAIGEVATNSGELVDLARRLTDVARTVARGTAPDSPLNTKVSRNRRFTVAAGSLADYRLVRSRYECDVNDVVLAVIAGALRNWLLSRGEPVTNSSTVRAMAPTSVYPEAVEDTSGPGQAINEVAPFLVDLPVGEGNAVVRLSQIAHTTESHSAAASLVDARTIVTLSGFAPPTLHAMGTRVATQFSARQFNLLITNVPGPQSQMYVAGAKLLETFAVPPLLHNQVLAIGVTSYCGMLYFGINADRDAMSDVDVLPTLLAESLEELLEAAQ; encoded by the coding sequence ATGGTGACTCGGTTGTCAGCATCGGATGCGGCGTTTTATCACCTGGAGAACACCTCGACCCCGATGTACGTCGGCTCGCTGTCGATCCTGCGCAAGCCCCGGTCCGGTCTCAGCTACGAAACTCTGCTGGAGACCGTCGAACAACGGCTGCCCCAAATCCCGCGCTATCGCCAGAAGATCCGCGAGGTGACCCTGGGCCTGGCACGTCCGGTGTGGGTGGACGATCCCGACTTCGACATCACCTACCACGTGCGGCGCTCGGCGCTGCCGTCGCCGGGAAGTGATGCGCAGCTGCACGAACTCATCGCCCGACTGGGTTCCCGCCCGCTGGACCGGTCCCGTCCGCTGTGGGAGATGTACCTCATCGAGGGCCTGGCCAAGAATCGGCTGGCGATCTACACCAAATCCCATCAGGCCCTCGTCAACGGAATGACCGCGCTGGAAGTCGGCCACGTGATCGCCGACCGCACCCAAAAGCCGCCGACGTTCGGTGAGGACATCTGGATCCCGGGCCGCGAGCCGACCAACAATCAACTTCTGCTCGGCGCGGTCGGGGAGTGGCTGGCGCGCCCGAGGGTGCAGATGCAGGCGGTCCGCTCGGCCATCGGCGAGGTCGCCACCAATAGCGGCGAGCTGGTCGATCTGGCCAGGCGGCTGACCGACGTCGCGCGTACCGTCGCCCGCGGCACCGCACCGGACAGCCCGCTGAACACCAAGGTGTCCCGTAATCGCCGGTTCACCGTCGCGGCCGGCTCGTTGGCGGATTACCGGCTGGTGCGGTCACGCTACGAGTGCGACGTCAACGACGTGGTGCTGGCCGTGATCGCCGGCGCCCTGCGCAACTGGCTGCTGTCCCGAGGTGAGCCGGTCACCAACAGTTCGACGGTGCGGGCGATGGCGCCGACGTCGGTGTATCCCGAGGCCGTCGAGGACACCTCCGGTCCCGGCCAGGCCATCAACGAGGTGGCACCGTTCTTGGTCGACCTCCCGGTGGGAGAGGGCAACGCGGTGGTACGGCTGTCTCAGATCGCCCACACCACCGAATCGCATTCGGCGGCGGCCAGTCTGGTGGATGCCCGCACCATCGTCACGCTGTCCGGGTTCGCGCCGCCGACGTTGCACGCGATGGGCACCCGGGTGGCCACCCAGTTCTCGGCGCGCCAGTTCAACCTGCTGATCACCAATGTTCCCGGCCCGCAGTCGCAGATGTATGTGGCCGGGGCCAAGCTGTTGGAGACCTTCGCGGTGCCCCCGCTGCTGCACAATCAGGTACTGGCCATCGGTGTGACGTCGTATTGCGGCATGCTGTATTTCGGCATCAACGCCGACCGCGACGCCATGAGCGATGTCGATGTCTTGCCGACGCTGCTGGCCGAATCGCTCGAGGAACTGCTCGAAGCCGCTCAGTAG
- the gabT gene encoding 4-aminobutyrate--2-oxoglutarate transaminase: MTFPLIAGTELAQVRRLVTEIPGPRSRELAARRAAALPHGLVSGAGVYAAAAGGGVLVDVDDNSFIDLGSGIAVTTVGNSAPAVVRRATEQLAQFTHTCFLATPYEGYIAVAERLNALTPGTHDKRTALFNTGAEAVENAVKYARVATGRPAVVVFDHAFHGRSLLAMTMTAKNQPYKHQFGPFAPEVYRTPMAYPYRWPSGPDNCAAEAFGALTQLVDSQLGADAVACVVVEPIQGEGGFIVPAPGFLTMVADFCRERGILLVADEVQTGIARTGAWFACEHEKLVPDLITTAKGLAGGLPLAAVTGRADVMDAAHAGGIGGTYAGNPVACAAALGAFDEIETNGLLGRARDIGELMVRELQSIAASSGVIGEIRGRGAMIAAELVIPGTTEPNRDAVAAVSRYCHDNGVLTLTAGTFGNVLRFLPPLTIPDELLLDAFGVLRAGFATL, from the coding sequence ATGACATTCCCGCTGATCGCCGGAACCGAACTGGCGCAAGTGCGACGCCTCGTCACCGAGATTCCGGGGCCACGCTCCCGCGAGCTGGCAGCCCGCCGCGCCGCTGCGCTGCCACACGGGCTGGTCAGCGGCGCCGGTGTGTATGCCGCGGCAGCCGGCGGTGGTGTCCTGGTCGACGTCGACGACAACTCCTTCATCGACCTGGGCAGCGGCATCGCCGTCACCACCGTCGGCAACTCCGCACCTGCGGTGGTGAGGCGGGCCACCGAGCAACTCGCACAGTTCACCCACACATGCTTCCTGGCCACGCCCTACGAGGGCTACATCGCAGTCGCCGAACGCCTCAACGCCCTCACCCCCGGCACCCACGACAAGCGCACCGCACTGTTCAACACCGGTGCCGAAGCCGTCGAGAATGCCGTGAAGTACGCCCGCGTCGCGACTGGGCGCCCGGCCGTCGTAGTGTTCGACCACGCATTCCACGGCCGCTCCCTGCTGGCGATGACGATGACCGCCAAGAACCAGCCCTATAAGCACCAATTCGGCCCGTTCGCCCCAGAGGTGTACCGGACACCGATGGCCTACCCCTACCGCTGGCCGTCTGGACCCGACAACTGCGCCGCAGAAGCATTCGGCGCGTTGACACAGTTGGTCGACAGCCAACTCGGTGCCGACGCGGTGGCCTGTGTGGTGGTCGAACCCATCCAGGGCGAAGGCGGATTCATCGTTCCCGCACCGGGATTCCTGACGATGGTGGCCGACTTCTGCCGCGAGCGTGGCATCCTGCTCGTCGCCGATGAGGTGCAGACCGGCATCGCGCGCACCGGCGCCTGGTTCGCCTGCGAGCACGAGAAGTTGGTACCCGACCTCATCACCACCGCGAAGGGGCTGGCCGGCGGCCTGCCGCTGGCCGCCGTCACCGGGCGCGCCGATGTCATGGACGCCGCACACGCCGGCGGTATCGGGGGCACCTATGCCGGCAACCCGGTGGCCTGCGCCGCCGCCCTCGGCGCGTTCGACGAAATCGAAACCAATGGACTGCTCGGCCGTGCCCGCGACATCGGCGAGCTGATGGTGCGCGAACTGCAGTCCATCGCTGCCAGCTCGGGTGTGATCGGTGAGATCCGCGGCCGCGGCGCCATGATCGCCGCCGAACTCGTCATCCCCGGCACCACCGAACCCAACCGCGACGCCGTCGCCGCGGTGTCCCGGTACTGCCACGACAACGGCGTATTAACCTTAACCGCAGGGACTTTCGGCAATGTTCTGCGCTTCCTTCCGCCCCTGACCATCCCCGACGAGCTGCTGCTCGATGCCTTCGGCGTGTTGCGCGCCGGCTTCGCCACCCTCTGA
- a CDS encoding aldehyde dehydrogenase family protein, whose product MTSPNELRHLIAGQWLVGAGDMVTSVNPARPRVVVAEGHCATVADVSHAVAAAGEALTSWAGTPIHQRGAVLLAAADAVERNAPSWGLELATEEGKTTAEGIGEVRRAAQILRYYGNEGDRQSGEIFASPRAGEQILVTRKPIGVVAVITPFNFPIAIPAWKIAPALVYGNTVVWKPASTVPLLAIRLAEALTDAGLPPGVLNLVIGDSPVGAALADHPDVAAISFTGSTTVGRRIAAAAAARGVPAQAEMGGKNAAVVLDDADIDLALDQVILGAFRSTGQKCTATSRLIVTERIADRFLAALSDRARAIVVGDPAHDATQMGPVVSQAAQRCVQAGIDAATEQGATVLTGGAAYLDGPLADGYFVAPTILELSDAPADIWSEELFGPVLAVKRATDADQAFALANDSEFGLSAAVFTQDLTRALAAVEHIDVGVLHINSESAGADPHVPFGGAKKSGLGPKEQGGAARDFFTHTTTVYLRGGQPGV is encoded by the coding sequence ATGACCAGCCCGAACGAACTCCGGCACTTGATCGCCGGGCAATGGCTCGTCGGCGCCGGCGACATGGTGACCAGCGTCAACCCCGCGCGTCCCCGTGTGGTTGTCGCCGAGGGACATTGCGCGACGGTTGCCGATGTCTCGCACGCGGTCGCCGCGGCGGGTGAGGCACTCACGAGCTGGGCCGGCACGCCCATACATCAGCGCGGTGCGGTGCTGCTGGCCGCCGCCGACGCAGTCGAGCGCAATGCGCCGTCCTGGGGTCTGGAGCTGGCGACCGAGGAAGGCAAGACCACAGCCGAGGGTATCGGCGAGGTCCGGCGGGCCGCCCAGATCCTGCGGTATTACGGCAACGAGGGCGACCGGCAGAGCGGCGAGATCTTCGCCTCTCCCCGCGCCGGTGAACAAATCCTGGTGACCCGCAAGCCGATTGGCGTCGTCGCCGTCATCACCCCGTTCAACTTCCCGATCGCCATCCCCGCCTGGAAAATCGCGCCCGCACTGGTATACGGCAACACCGTGGTGTGGAAACCGGCCAGCACCGTTCCCCTACTGGCAATCCGGCTCGCGGAAGCATTAACCGATGCCGGCCTGCCCCCGGGAGTGCTCAACCTGGTGATCGGCGACTCGCCAGTCGGTGCGGCACTGGCCGACCACCCCGACGTCGCCGCGATCAGCTTCACCGGCTCCACCACGGTCGGCCGGCGCATCGCCGCCGCGGCCGCCGCCCGCGGGGTACCAGCTCAGGCCGAAATGGGCGGAAAAAACGCCGCCGTCGTCCTCGATGACGCAGACATCGACCTAGCGCTCGACCAAGTCATACTCGGGGCCTTCCGCTCCACCGGCCAAAAATGCACAGCCACCTCACGATTAATCGTCACCGAGCGGATCGCCGATCGATTCCTCGCCGCGTTGAGCGACCGGGCGCGGGCCATTGTGGTGGGCGACCCCGCGCACGACGCAACGCAGATGGGGCCGGTTGTCAGCCAGGCCGCGCAGCGCTGCGTCCAGGCCGGGATCGACGCCGCCACCGAACAGGGTGCGACCGTACTCACCGGCGGGGCCGCCTATCTCGACGGCCCGCTCGCGGACGGTTACTTCGTCGCACCGACGATCCTCGAACTGTCCGACGCACCTGCCGACATCTGGTCCGAGGAGCTGTTCGGCCCCGTGCTCGCCGTCAAACGCGCCACCGACGCCGACCAGGCGTTCGCGCTGGCCAACGACAGCGAATTCGGCTTGTCCGCCGCAGTGTTCACCCAGGACCTGACCCGGGCGCTTGCCGCGGTCGAGCACATCGATGTCGGTGTGCTGCACATAAACTCCGAATCGGCCGGCGCCGACCCGCACGTGCCGTTCGGCGGGGCGAAAAAGAGCGGA
- the ppk2 gene encoding polyphosphate kinase 2, with protein MGKDDSSDDDPVKKRNRKIPKDVYEAELFRLQTELVKMQEWVKATGARIVVVFEGRDAAGKGGTIKRVTEYLSPRVARIAALPAPTERERGQWYFQRYIEHLPARGEIVLFDRSWYNRAGVERVMGFCTPKEHTLFLRQCPIFEQMLIDDGIIVRKYWFSVSDDEQLRRFKSRRNDPLRRWKLSPMDLESVYRWEDYSRAKDEMMVHTDLPTSPWIVVESDDKKHARLNMMAHLLASINYEEVPHPPVELPKRPLIGNYQRPSREVSTYVDDHVSTLLGD; from the coding sequence GTGGGCAAGGACGATTCCAGTGACGATGATCCAGTCAAGAAGCGCAACCGCAAAATTCCCAAGGACGTGTATGAAGCCGAATTATTCCGGCTGCAAACCGAATTGGTGAAGATGCAGGAGTGGGTCAAAGCCACCGGTGCGCGGATCGTCGTCGTGTTCGAAGGGCGGGACGCGGCTGGCAAGGGCGGCACCATCAAACGTGTCACCGAATATCTGAGCCCGCGCGTGGCCCGCATCGCCGCGTTGCCCGCGCCCACCGAACGTGAGCGCGGCCAGTGGTACTTCCAGCGCTATATCGAGCACCTGCCGGCTCGCGGTGAGATCGTCCTGTTCGACCGGTCCTGGTACAACCGCGCCGGTGTCGAGCGGGTGATGGGGTTCTGCACGCCCAAGGAGCACACCCTGTTTCTGCGGCAGTGCCCGATCTTCGAGCAGATGCTGATCGACGACGGGATCATCGTGCGCAAGTACTGGTTCTCGGTCTCCGACGACGAGCAGTTGCGCCGGTTCAAATCTCGTCGCAACGATCCGCTGCGGCGCTGGAAGCTGAGCCCGATGGACCTGGAGTCGGTGTACCGCTGGGAGGACTACTCCCGGGCCAAAGACGAGATGATGGTGCACACCGACCTCCCGACCAGCCCCTGGATTGTCGTGGAGTCCGACGACAAGAAGCATGCCCGGCTCAACATGATGGCCCACCTGCTGGCCAGCATCAATTACGAAGAAGTTCCGCACCCGCCGGTCGAACTGCCCAAGCGACCGCTGATAGGCAACTATCAGCGCCCATCGCGGGAGGTGTCGACCTATGTCGATGACCACGTCTCCACGTTGCTCGGAGACTGA
- a CDS encoding ComF family protein, with protein MGDLVLPLECGGCGAPSTTWCDTCAASLKVHTDEPHLVTPRIDPGVPVFALGHYAGSRRQAIVALKEHGRRDLVAPLARALALGIHQLVSWGILDTPFTIVPAPTRALAARRRGGDPVTRIAAQATQRHPDIAVTRALKTRALVRDSVGLTSADRERNLAGRVKIAKPVTGDVLLVDDIVTTGATAREAVRMLRKVGANVTAVLTLAHA; from the coding sequence ATTGGCGACCTCGTCCTCCCGCTGGAATGCGGAGGTTGCGGCGCACCGTCGACCACCTGGTGCGACACCTGCGCCGCAAGCCTGAAGGTGCACACCGACGAACCCCACCTCGTCACCCCGCGCATCGACCCCGGCGTGCCCGTCTTCGCCCTCGGCCACTACGCCGGTTCGCGGCGCCAAGCCATCGTCGCGCTCAAGGAACACGGCCGTCGCGATCTGGTCGCGCCATTGGCCCGCGCCCTGGCACTTGGTATCCACCAGCTCGTCAGCTGGGGCATCCTCGACACCCCGTTCACGATCGTCCCGGCCCCGACGCGCGCATTGGCCGCCCGCCGCCGCGGCGGTGATCCCGTCACCCGCATCGCCGCACAGGCCACCCAAAGGCACCCGGACATCGCTGTCACCCGCGCCCTCAAAACCCGCGCCCTGGTGCGCGACTCCGTCGGCCTCACGAGTGCCGATCGCGAGCGCAACCTGGCTGGCCGCGTCAAGATCGCAAAGCCAGTCACCGGCGACGTCCTGCTTGTCGACGACATCGTCACCACCGGTGCCACCGCGCGCGAAGCGGTCCGGATGCTGCGAAAAGTGGGGGCGAATGTAACGGCCGTGCTGACCCTTGCGCACGCCTGA